A single region of the Gasterosteus aculeatus chromosome 1, fGasAcu3.hap1.1, whole genome shotgun sequence genome encodes:
- the LOC120828697 gene encoding unconventional myosin-Ic-like isoform X4: MMESALTARDRVGVQDFVLLENFTSEAAFIENLRKRFKENLIYTYIGSVLVSVNPYKDLEIYNKNHMQRYRGVNFYEVSPHIYAVGDNSYRSMRTERKDQCILISGESGAGKTEASKKILQYYAVTCPASEQVQTVKDRLLQSNPVLEAFGNAKTLRNDNSSRFGKYMDIQFDFKGAPVGGHIINYLLEKSRVVHQNHGERNFHIFYQLIEGGEEDLLRGLGLERNPQQYQYLVKGNCPKVSSINDRTDWKTVRKALTVIGFDEDEVEELLNIIASVLHLGNVQYGGEDGVACITSDTQIKYLARLLGVNGTVLTEALTHKKIIAKGEELMSPLNLEQASSARDALSKAVYGRTFTWLVNKINASLTYTDDSCKHYSVIGLLDIYGFEVFQHNSFEQFCINYCNEKLQQLFIELTLKSEQEEYEAEGITWEPVQYFNNKIICDLVEEKFKGIISILDEECLRPGDASDLTFLEKLEDTVGGHPHFVTHKLADTKTRKVMSREEFRLLHYAGEVNYNVNGFLDKNNDLLFRNLKEVMCMSENKILNQCFNREELSDKKRPETAATQFKASLAKLMEILMSKEPSYVRCMKPNDSKQAGRFDEVLIRHQVKYLGLMENLRVRRAGFAYRRRYELFLQRYKSLCPDTWPSWQGKASDGVATLVKHLGYKPEEYKLGRSKIFIRFPKTLFATEEGLETRKHGLATKLQAGWRGYRQKSKYQKLRSSAVAVQAWWRGILARRRARRRRQAADTIRRFVKGFIHRHRERCPENEYFLDYVRYSFLMNLRRNLPKNVLDKSWPTPPAALSEASELLRKLCMQNMVWSYCKKINSEWKHQMEQKMVASELFKDKKDNYPQSVSKLFVNTRLNGEDINPKVVQALGSEKMKYAVPVTKYDRKGYKARPRQLLLTANSAVIVEEAKLKQRIEYATLRGVSVSSLSDGLFVLHVPGGDNKQKGDVVLQSDHVIETLTKIAICSDKINNININQGSITFTSGQGKEGTIDFTPGSELLVAKAKNGHLSVTAPRLNSR, encoded by the exons ATGATGGAGTCGGCCCTGACAGCCAGAGACCGGGTGGGGGTGCAGGACTTTGTCCTCCTGGAGAACTTCACCAGCGAGGCCGCCTTCATAGAGAACCTACGCAAGCGCTTCAAAGAGAACCTCATCTAC acgTACATCGGCTCGGTGCTGGTGTCCGTCAACCCGTACAAAGACCTGGAGATCTACAACAAGAACCACATGCAGCGATACCGCGGGGTCAACTTCTACGAGGTGTCGCCCCACAT CTACGCAGTCGGCGACAACTCGTACCGCTCCATGAGGACGGAGCGGAAGGACCAGTGCATCCTCATCTCCGGGGAGAGCGGCGCCGGGAAGACGGAGGCGTCCAAGAAGATCCTGCAGTACTACGCCGTCACCTGTCCCGCCAGCGAGCAGGTGCAGACGGTCAAGGACCGCCTCCTGCAGTCCAACCCGGTGCTGGAG GCCTTCGGCAATGCCAAGACGTTGCGTAACGACAACTCGAGCCGCTTCGGGAAGTACATGGACATCCAGTTTGACTTCAAG GGCGCCCCGGTCGGAGGCCACATCATCAACTACCTGCTGGAGAAGTCTCGGGTGGTGCACCAGAACCACGGCGAGAGGAACTTCCACATCTTCTACCAGCTGATcgaggggggcgaggaggaCCTGCTGAGGGGGCTGGGCCTGGAGAGGAACCCTCAGCAGTACCAGTACCTGGTCAAG GGTAACTGCCCCAAAGTGAGTTCCATCAACGACCGCACTGATTGGAAGACGGTGAGGAAGGCCTTGACTGTGATTGGCTTCGACGAGGACGAGGTGGAG gagctgctcaaCATAATTGCCAGTGTGCTGCACCTGGGCAACGTGCAGTACGGCGGCGAGGACGGCGTCGCCTGCATCACCTCCGACACGCAGATAAAGTACCTGGCGAGG TTGTTAGGAGTGAATGGGACGGTGCTGACGGAGGCTCTCACACACAAGAAGATCATTGCCAAGggagaggag TTGATGAGCCCCCTGAACTTGGAGCAGGCGTCATCAGCTCGAGATGCTTTGTCCAAGGCCGTGTACGGACGCACCTTCACGTGGCTGGTTAACAAGATCAACGCTTCGCTGACATACACg GACGACTCGTGCAAACATTACTCCGTCATCGGCCTGCTGGACATCTACGGCTTCGAGGTCTTCCAGCACAACAG CTTCGAGCAGTTCTGCATCAACTACTGCAacgagaagctgcagcagctcttcatCGAGCTCACGCTCAAGTCGGAGCAGGAGGAGTACGAGGCCGAGGGCATCACG TGGGAGCCGGTGCAGTACTTCAACAACAAGATCATCTGTgacctggtggaggagaagttCAAAGGCATCATCTCCATTCTG GACGAGGAGTGTCTGCGGCCCGGAGACGCCAGTGACCTCACCTTcctggagaagctggaggacACCGTGGGAGGACACCCACACTTTGTCAC tcacAAGCTGGCTGATACAAAGACCAGGAAGGTCATGAGCCGCGAGGAATTCAGACTGCTGCATTATGCCGGAGAGGTCAACTACAACGTCAacg GGTTCCTGGACAAGAACAACGACCTGCTCTTCAGGAACTTGAAAGAG gtcaTGTGCATGTCGGAGAACAAGATCCTCAACCAGTGTTTCAACCGAGAGGAGCTGAGTGACAAAAAGCGTCCGGAGACG gcgGCCACCCAGTTCAAAGCCAGCCTGGCGAAGCTGATGGAGATCCTGATGTCGAAGGAGCCGTCGTACGTCCGCTGCATGAAGCCCAATGACTCCAAGCAAGCAG GTCGGTTCGACGAGGTGCTGATCCGCCACCAGGTCAAGTACCTGGGTCTGATGGAGAACCTGAGGGTGAGGAGGGCCGGCTTCGCCTACAGGCGGCGCTACGAGCTCTTCCTGCAGAG GTACAAGTCCCTGTGTCCGGACACCTGGCCCAGCTGGCAGGGGAAGGCGTCCGACGGCGTGGCCACGCTGGTCAAACACCTGGGATACAAGCCGGAGGAGTACAAGCTGGGcag ATCCAAAATCTTCATCCGCTTCCCAAAGACCTTGTTTGCCACTGAGGAAGGTCTGGAGACCAGGAAACACGGTCTGG ccaCCAAGCTGCAGGCGGGATGGAGAGGCTACAGGCAGAAGTCCAAGTACCAGAAACTCAGAAGCTCAG CCGTCGCCGTCCAGGCGTGGTGGAGAGGGATCCTGGCCAGGAGGAGAGCCCGGCGCAGGAGACAAGCCGCCGACACCATCCGCAG GTTCGTCAAAGGGTTCATCCACCGCCACAGAGAGCGCTGCCCGGAGAACGAGTACTTCCTGGACTACGTGCGCTACTCGTTCCTCATGAACCTGCGCAGGAACCTGCCCAAGAACGTGCTGGACAAGAGCTGGCCGACGCCTCCGGCGGCCCTCTCCGAG GCCTCGGAGCTTCTGCGTAAGCTGTGCATGCAGAACATGGTGTGGAGCTACTGCAAGAAGATCAACTCCGAGTGGAAACACCAG ATGGAGCAGAAGATGGTCGCCAGCGAGCTCTTCAAGGACAAGAAGGACAACTACCCGCAGAGCGTGTCCAAGCTCTTCGTCAACACCCGGCTCA ACGGCGAGGACATCAACCCCAAGGTGGTGCAGGCTCTGGGCAGCGAGAAGATGAAG TACGCGGTTCCCGTCACCAAGTACGACAGGAAGGGCTACAAGGCTCGGCCCCGCCAGCTGCTGCTCACCGCCAACAGCGCCGTCATCGTGGAGGAGGCCAAACTCAAGCAGCGCATCGAATACGCGActctcagag GCGTCTCCGTCAGCTCCCTCAGCGACGGCCTGTTTGTCCTACACGTGCCTGGTGGAGACAACAAGCAGAAG GGAGACGTGGTTCTGCAGAGCGACCACGTGATCGAGACCTTGACCAAGATCGCCATCTGTTCcgacaaaataaacaacatcaacatcaatcAGGGCAG catcacCTTCACGTCGGGTCAGGGCAAAGAGGGGACCATTGACTTCACGCCCGGATCCGAGCTGCTCGTGGCCAAAGCGAAGAATGGACACTTGTCCGTG ACGGCTCCCCGTTTGAACTCCAGATga